A stretch of Lathyrus oleraceus cultivar Zhongwan6 chromosome 6, CAAS_Psat_ZW6_1.0, whole genome shotgun sequence DNA encodes these proteins:
- the LOC127094166 gene encoding uncharacterized protein LOC127094166, whose amino-acid sequence MNLSVAVDGALMDKPYDEAYEFIENMTQNHFQWGGACSAIEKPTLKGGMYEVNGIDRVNAKVDALTQKIENFSITPAATVAVVTPNCELCGTHGHTNADCQLLVGIPIGQVNYAQGNPYSNTYNPG is encoded by the coding sequence ATGAATTTGAGTGTTGCAGTTGACGGTGCTTTAATGGACAAACCATATGATGAAGCCTATGAATTCATCGAGAACATGACTCAAAATCATTTCCAATGGGGAGGTGCATGTTCTGCTATAGAAAAACCAACTTTGAAAGGCGGGATGTACGAAGTCAATGGCATAGACCGCGTCAATGCTAAAGTGGATGCACTTACTCAAAAGATCGAAAATTTTTCCATAACACCAGCAGCTACCGTAGCCGTTGTAACACCAAACTGTGAATTGTGTGGAACCCATGGGCATACTAATGCTGACTGTCAGTTATTAGTTGGTATTCCTATCGGCCAAGTAAATTACGCTCAAGGAAATCCATATTCCAACACTTATAATCCTGGCTAG
- the LOC127094167 gene encoding uncharacterized protein LOC127094167 translates to MPSYVKFLKEILSNKKKLEDNETIMLTVECITIIQNDMPHKMKDPGSFSIPCVIRKFIIDKTLDLGASVSLMPLSTCKKLNLGELRPMKMSLQLADRSVKFPIGMLENILVRIGQLYNPTDFALAIEDSCCLLDVIDKCVKEMEREPSKYTEVLKILVPPIFEDDN, encoded by the exons ATGCCTTCATATGTTAAGTTCCTTAAAGAGATATTATCTAATAAGAAAAAGCTTGAGGATAACGAAACCATTATGCTTACTGTTGAGTGTATCACTATTATTCAAAATGACATGCCTCATAAGAtgaaagacccaggtagtttttCCATACCATGTGTAATCAGAAAGTTTATCATAGACAAAACTCTCGATTTAGGAGCTAGTGTTAGTTTAATGCCTTTATCCACATGCAAGAAACTCAATTTAGGAGAACTAAGACCAATGAAGATGTCTCTACAACTAGCTGACCGTTCTGTTAAATTTCCAATAGGTATGCTAGAGAACATTCTTGTTCGTATAGGTCAACTCTATAATCCCACCGACTTT GCGCTAGCTATAGAAGATTCATGTTGTCTCTTAGACGTCATTGACAAATGTGTGAAAGAAATGGAAAGGGAACCATCTAAGTATACTGAAGTACTAAAGATTCTAGTGCCTCCTATATTCGAAGATGATAATTGA